One genomic region from Dermacentor variabilis isolate Ectoservices chromosome 6, ASM5094787v1, whole genome shotgun sequence encodes:
- the Clbn gene encoding nuclear export mediator factor NEMF homolog Clbn: MKSRFSTVDILAMVAELQKSVVGMRVVQVYDVDTKTYLFKLSRQEEKAVLLIESGVRLHTTEFAWPKNQSPSGFAMKLRKHLKNKRIERLAQLGADRVVDLQFGTGEAAYHVILELYDRGNVVLTDGDYLILNILRPRALGKDEDVKLVVRERYPVDGALAEPPSLDAELLSAMLAQAAPGDTLRKLLTPRNLYGPALLEHVLLGHGLSCGAKISTLPAEGLAEKVLECLHDADAIMARAKAESCKGYIVQRIEQRIQPAEDGSTEIATYQEFHPFLWRQHDGSAGMGTTSTIELPSFSTAVDQFFSSVEMQKITLRAHQREKEALKKLENIRTDHEKRIQALQEVQQVDVRKAELIEVNLDLVERALCVVRSALANQIGWAEITELLKEGQEQGDPMARSIRKLKLETNHFEMLLRDPYDEAEEALVDIDIDLSAYANARKYYDQKKHAAGKQQKTIESSAKAYKSAEKKTREALKQVALTTNIAKARKAFWFEKLFWFVSSGDYLVVGGRDAQQNEAIVKKYLRPGDIYVHADLHGASSIVIKNPTGAPVPPKTLNEAGTMAICYSAAWDAKVVTSAWWVHHHQVSKTAPTGQYLTPGAFMIRGKKNYLPPSYLIMGFGFLYKLDEESIERHRGERKVRVAEDETEASTEPPEEGPELEMSEESDSEKGSVKGDGDADSTKGDAELFPDTVVKLPHELEAATNEHDDQDTAEEIVYSQPVKGLHVSRKPQAKPKPEPPPKEVPPATNTEKVVKPKRGTHGKLKKIKEKYKDQDEDERRLRMEILASAGAPKETKSRKQKKGKKEPGQAAPSKGKQPKPKPLAKLEQIPGAVETNEADEVAADNEQGSKQEEIKQKVGSNKVAPPVEDEDLQADPEEDEDEGNIGDEQQRLLASLTGCPVAEDGLLFAVPVCAPYAAIQNYKHKVKVTPGTGRRGKAAKTALSVFLLDKNTSPRERDLLRVTKDQDISRNIPGKVKLSAPHLQKRK; the protein is encoded by the exons ATGAAGAGTCGCTTCAGCACCGTCGACATCCTCGCCATGGTCGCCGAGCTGCAGAAGAGCGTCGTCGGCATGCGAGTCGTACAGGTGTACGACGTCGACACTAAGACGTACTTGTTTAAACTGAGTCGACAGGAAGAGAAAGCCGTTCTGCTCATCGAGTCCGGCGTGCGACTGCACACCACGGAGTTCGCCTGGCCCAAAAACCAGAGCCCGTCGGGATTCGCCATGAAGCTGCGGAAGCACCTAAAGAACAAGCGCATCGAGCGGCTGGCACAGCTGGGAGCCGACCGCGTCGTCGACCTTCAGTTCGGCACGGGCGAAGCGGCCTACCACGTCATTCTCGAGCTGTACGACCGGGGCAACGTGGTGCTCACCGACGGCGACTACCTCATCCTGAACATCCTGAGGCCCCGTGCCCTGGGCAAGGACGAAGACGTCAAGCTCGTGGTGCGCGAGCGGTACCCAGTGGACGGCGCGCTCGCCGAGCCGCCCTCGCTCGACGCCGAGCTGCTGTCGGCGATGCTGGCGCAGGCGGCCCCGGGAGACACGCTTCGCAAGCTGCTCACGCCGAG GAATCTGTATGGTCCAGCCCTTCTTGAACATGTGTTGTTGGGCCATGGCCTCTCTTGTGGGGCCAAGATCAGCACACTTCCAGCTGAAGGTCTCGCTGAAAAAGTCCTGGAATGCTTGCATGATGCAGATGCCATCATGGCACGGGCAAAGGCCGAGTCATGCAAGGGTTACATTGTTCAGCGGATCGAGCAACGAATCCAGCCAGCTGAGGATGGAAGCACTGAAATCGCGACTTACCAGGAGTTCCACCCATTCCTCTGGCGCCAGCATGACGGCTCTGCTGGAATGGGCACCACTTCCACGATTGAGCTACCATCGTTCAGCACTGCAGTCGACCAGTTCTTCTCCAGCGTCGAAATGCAGAAGATCACCCTCCGCGCCCACCAACGTGAAAAAGAGGCGCTTAAAAAACTGGAGAACATCCGCACGGACCACGAAAAGAGAATTCAGGCCCTTCAAGAGGTGCAACAAGTGGACGTGCGGAAGGCTGAGCTAATTGAGGTGAACCTGGACCTGGTGGAACGTGCCCTGTGTGTTGTGCGCAGTGCTCTCGCTAACCAGATTGGCTGGGCAGAGATCACAGAGTTGCTCAAAGAAGGCCAGGAGCAAGGTGACCCTATGGCTCGTTCCATCCGTAAGCTCAAGCTTGAGACAAACCACTTTGAGATGCTTCTTAGGGACCCGTACGATGAAGCCGAGGAAGCCTTGGTCGACATTGACATCGACCTGTCTGCATACGCAAATGCACGCAAGTACTATGATCAAAAAAAGCACGCAGCGGGCAAGCAGCAGAAGACAATAGAGTCGTCCGCAAAGGCTTACAAGTCGGCTGAAAAGAAGACACGCGAGGCACTCAAGCAAGTAGCACTGACCACCAACATTGCGAAAGCACGAAAGGCATTCTGGTTTGAGAAGTTGTTCTGGTTCGTCAGCTCGGGGGACTACTTGGTCGTTGGAGGTCGTGATGCACAGCAGAATGAGGCCATTGTGAAAAAGTATTTGCGCCCTGGTGACATTTATGTGCACGCAGACCTCCATGGTGCTAGCAGCATCGTCATCAAGAATCCAACAGGGGCGCCTGTGCCACCCAAGACCTTGAATGAGGCTGGAACCATGGCCATCTGCTACAGTGCAGCCTGGGATGCCAAGGTGGTCACTAGTGCGTGGTGGGTACATCACCACCAGGTGTCTAAGACAGCACCGACAGGGCAGTACTTGACTCCAGGAGCCTTCATGATTCGTGGCAAGAAGAACTATCTGCCACCTTCCTATCTCATCATGGGCTTTGGCTTTTTGTACAAGCTGGATGAAGAGAGTATCGAGCGGCACCGGGGAGAGCGCAAGGTGCGCGTGGCTGAGGACGAGACCGAGGCCAGCACAGAACCACCAGAAGAAGGACCCGAGTTGGAAATGTCCGAAGAGTCAGACTCTGAGAAGGGCAGTGTCAAGGGTGACGGCGATGCAGACAGTACAAAAGGTGATGCGGAACTGTTCCCTGACACAGTGGTCAAGCTTCCTCACGAGTTGGAAGCAGCAACGAATGAGCACGACGACCAAGATACAGCTGAGGAGATTGTATATTCACAGCCAGTGAAAGGGTTACATGTCAGTcgcaaaccacaagccaagccaAAGCCTGAGCCACCTCCAAAAGAAGTGCCACCTGCTACAAACACTGAAAAGGTGGTAAAGCCTAAGAGAGGAACACATGGAAAGTTGAAGAAGATCAAAGAAAAGTACAAGGACCAGGACGAGGATGAGCGTCGTCTGCGCATGGAGATCCTGGCATCTGCAGGTGCTCCAAAAGAGACGAAGAGTCGCAAGCAAAAAAAAGGCAAGAAGGAACCTGGGCAGGCAGCCCCCAGCAAGGGGAAGCAGCCAAAGCCCAAGCCATTGGCAAAGCTAGAACAAATACCTGGTGCGGTAGAAACAAATGAGGCCGATGAGGTAGCGGCAGATAATGAGCAAGGGTCAAAACAGGAAGAGATCAAACAGAAAGTGGGCAGCAACAAAGTTGCACCACCAGTAGAGGACGAGGACTTGCAGGCTGATCCAGAAGAGGATGAAGACGAAGGCAACATTGGTGATGAGCAGCAGAGGCTTCTAGCTTCACTGACAGGTTGCCCAGTGGCTGAAGATGGTCTCTTGTTTGCCGTGCCTGTGTGCGCGCCCTATGCAGCCATTCAGAACTACAAGCACAAAGTGAAAGTGACGCCTGGCACGGGGCGGAGGGGAAAGGCAGCCAAGACAGCACTGTCGGTCTTCCTGCTGGACAAGAACACCAGTCCACGGGAGCGGGACCTTCTGCGCGTGACCAAGGACCAAGACATTTCTCGAAACATCCCTGGCAAAGTCAAACTCTCAGCACCTCACTTGCAGAAACGAAAGTGA